GAGGGTGGTCTCGGCGCGCTCCTCCGCGAGGCTCGAGCAGATGACCACCGGGATCGGGTGCTGGCTCATGAGCTTTCTCAGGAAGGTGATCCCGTCCATCCGGGGCATCTCCACGTCCAGCGTAATGACGTCGGGCGTCTCCTGCCGCATCCGCTCCGCCGCCACGTAGGGGTCCTGGGCCGTGGCCATGACCTGGATCTCGGGGTCGGACGTGAGCACGTCGGTCAGCGCCTGGCGCACCAGGGCGGAGTCGTCGACCACCAGGACGCGGATGGGCTTCATGAACGCTCCGGGGGGGCGGACGCGGTGGACACAGTGGACAGGGTGGACGCAGTGGACGGGACCGTGGTCCTCACGGGGCCTCGCCCGTGAGGCGGTAGATCGTGGGTGCCACGGGCCGAAGTGGCACCCGCAGGCCGTTGATCGTCTCCGAGTGGCCCAGGAAGACGTAGCCCCCGGGGGCCAGGTGACGGCACAGCCGGTTCAGGACCCCTTCCTGGGTCTCCCGGTCGAAGTAGATCATCACGTTGCGGCAAAAGATCACGTCCTGGGGCTCCCGCAGGCCGAAGTCGGCGTCGAGGAGGTTGAGGTGGCGAAAGCGCACCGTCGAGCGAAGCTCCGGGGCCACGCGCACGAGCCCCTGGGTGCGGTCGCGGCTGCGCAGGAGATACTTTCGGCGCAGGGGGGCGGGCACCGGCTCCACCCGTTCTTCGGCGTACACAGCGTTCCGGGCACGCTCCAGGACGCGGGTGGAGATGTCGGTAGCGAGAACCTGGAACCGAAACCCGGGCAGCCCCTCTGCCACCTCCGAGAGGACCATGGCCAAGGTGTAGGGCTCCTCCCCGGTGGAGCAGGCGGCGCTCCACGCTGCCAGGGGGCGGCGCACCCCGGAACCCGCTTCGCGCACGAGCTGGGGCAGGGCCGCACGCACCAGGTACTCGAAGTGCTGGGGTTCCCGGAAGAAGTCGGTCTTGTTGGTGGTGAGGGCGTCCACCAGGTGGACGCGCTCCCCTTCGCCGCGGGAGCCGAAGACATAGTCGCAGTAGGCCCGGAAGGACGGAAGTCCGAGGACCCGCAGTCGCTTGCGCAGCCGCGACTCTACCATGACACGCTTGGCCTCGGGCATGCGGATGCCGCAGTGACCTTGCACGAACTCCGCCAGCCGGCGAAACTCCGAGCCCCGGAGCGCCGCCCGGGACCAGCCTTCCGACCCTCCGGGGCGCGCGCCGGGGCGGGTCGCGCCGCCTTCCTGCGCCTGTTCCGCTTCCACGGGAGGACCTACGCCGCCGCGGCGGACTCGCCGGCCGCTTGCACCTGCCCGAGCTCGTCAGCGGAGAAGACCCGGTCGATGTCGAGCAGGATCAGGAACTCCTCGTCGCGCTTGCCCATGCCCCGGATGAACTCGGTTCGAAGCCGGGTCCCGATCCGCGGCGGGGGCTCCACCTGGGCGGGGTCGAGCTCGATCACCTCCTGCACCGAGTCGGCCAGCGCCCCCAGCACCGTGGCCTCCCCGTCCACGGCCACCTCCGCGATCACCACGCAGGTGGAGACGGTGGCCTCGGTGGCTCCCATGCCGAACTTGCGCTTGAGATCCACCACGGGCACCACGCTGCCCCGCAGGTTGATCACCCCCCGCATGAACTCGGGGGTGCGGGGCACCTTGGTCAGCCCCCCGAACTCCAGCACTTCGCGCACCTTGGCGATCTCGACCGCGAAGTGCTCCTGGTCGAGGGTAAAGGTGAGGTATTGGTTGGTCTGTTCACCGGCTGTAGCGGCCATGTATCGCTCCTCCGCCGAGAGGCGGTTTGGGTTCTTCATCGGCCCGATCGGACCGATCGGTCCGATCAGTACCGCTCGAATTCCGCGTCCTCGGCGTCGCCGCCCAGGTCGAGGGCAAAGCCTGCTGCGTCGCCGTTGCCGTTGCCCTTGCCGTGGCCGGTGGAGAGAGCCTTGGCGGGTTTGGCCGCGGCCGTCAGGTGGGCCACCTGGGCGGAGGGGCGCTTGCGGGCGGCTTGGGCCGGGCGGCGCGCCGCCGGTGCGGCCCGCTTTGCCTTGTCATCGAGCCGGAAGAACGCCACCGTGGTCTGGAGCTGCTCGGCCTGGCCGGAGAGCTCCTCGGCGGTGGAGGCCATCTCCTCGGAGGCGCCGGCGTTTTGCTGGATCACCTGGTCGAGCTGCTGGATGGCCTTGTTGATCTGGCCCGCCCCGGCGTTCTGCTCGTTGCTGGCCGCGGCGATCTCCTGCACGAGCTCGGCGGTCTTCTGGATGTCGGGGACGATCTTCTGGAGCATCTGGCCGGCTTTCTCGGCGACCTCGACGCTCGATTTGGAGAGCTCGCCGATCTCGGTGGCCGCCTTGCCGCTACGCTCGGCGAGCTTTCGCACCTCGGCCGCCACCACCGCGAAGCCCTTGCCCGCGTCCCCGGCCCGGGCCGCCTCGATGGCGGCGTTGAGCGCCAAGAGGTTCGTCTGCCGGGCGATCTCCTCGATGATGGAGATCTTCTCGGCGATCTCCTTCATAGCAGAGACCGTCTTGCCCACGGCCTGGCCCCCTTCCCTGGCGTCGCCCGCGGCCTGGAGGGCGATCTTCTCGGTCTGGGCGGCGTTGTCGGCGTTCTGGCGGATGTTGGCCGCCATCTCTTCCATGCTGGAGGTCACCTCCTCGATGGAAGCCGCCTGCTCGGTGGCCCCCTGGCTCATCTGCTCGGAGGTGGAGCTCATCTCCTGGCTCCCCGACGCCACCTGGTCCGAGGCGGTCTGCACCTCGCCCACCACCTCGCGCAGTTTCTCCGCCATCTGCTTCATGGCTTGCGCCAGCACCCCGATCTCGTCCTTCTGGTCCACGTCGAGGGTCTGTGTCAGGTCCCCCTCGGACAGCTTGCGGGCGAAGGCGACCCCCAGGGTCACGGGCCGGGTGATGCCCCGGGTCAGCACGACCCCCAGGGCCAGGGCGAGCAGCACCCCCACCCCGACCCCGGCGCCCGCCCCGATCATTCCCTTGCGGCCGTCCGCCACCGCTTCGGCCACGGCCGCTTCCGCTGCCTCATCGTTGACGGCCACGAGCTCCTCCGCGAGGCGAAGGACCTCGTCGGTCCGCAGCCGGGCCTCGCCCAGGAGGACGTCCGACATCGCCCCGAAGGTATCCCGGGCGGCCACCGCTTCGGCCCGCAGGGCGTCGAAGTGCCGGAACACCTCCTCCGCGGCGGTCATCAGACGGCCCTGGAACTGGCCGGCCGCGGTCTCGTAGTTGCCGTTGGCCGCCGCGCTCTTGATGTCGCGCACCGCGTGGTGGAAGAGGTCGTGGTGGAGGCGGACGCCCTTGAGGGTCTCGGCGATCTTCGGGTTGCGGGTCTGGAACCCGCCGAGCCACCGCCCGAAGTCACAGGCGGTGGGGTCCTCCCCCCCCTGGAAGGGCTTCATGGCCAGGAGGAGCTCCGCCACCTGGGTCTGGAGCCGGTAGTGGTCCCCCCGAAAGGTCTCCAGGCTCGCCAGGAAGGCGTTTGGATTGAGGACGTCGAGCTCCTGTACCTTCCGGGAGAGCTCCGCCGCCTGGTTGTTGCTCTCCGCCGCCGCGCGCACCAGGGGATGGAACCGGGCAAGGATCTCGGCCTCCCGGGCCGTCTTGGGCAGGGGCTCGTAGGCGCCCAGGGCCTCCCGGTACTTCTGCCGCCCGTCCTCGATGTTTCGGTACTGGCGCTCCCGGGTTTCTTCGTCGATGTAAGGGCTCATGAGGGTGCGCAAGGCCGACTGCACCCGGGTGAGCTGGGTCTGGGCATCGGCCATGTTCGCCACGCCGGGCAGGCGCACGTGCCCGAGATCCTTCACGTGCCCGTTGATGCTGCGCATCTCGTAGATGCCGAAGAGGCCGACCGCCGCGGTGATGGCGGCCACCGCCGCGAAGCCGCCGATGAGCTTGGTTCCCAGCTTGACGTTCTTCATCGTTCGTTCCTCCCGTAAATCGGGGCGATGGCCCCAGGTCCATTCTTCCGTCGACGCGCCAGTCTCACGCCGCCCGCCGAGCGGCCTCCTCTACCCCCTGCACGATGCGGGGCGGGTCGAGGATGAGGGCCACCGCACCGTCCCCCAGGATCGTCGCCCCCGACAGGCCTTCCACCTCGCGCACCATGCGCCCCAGGGGCTTGATGACGGTCTGGTGCTGGCCGATCACGCCGTCCACCACGAAGCCGAAGCGGCCCTCCTCGAGGCGCACGACCACCACCTGTTCGATCTCGGGCGGGCGGCCGCCGGCCCCGAACCACTCCCG
This is a stretch of genomic DNA from Thermodesulfobacteriota bacterium. It encodes these proteins:
- a CDS encoding methyl-accepting chemotaxis protein encodes the protein MKNVKLGTKLIGGFAAVAAITAAVGLFGIYEMRSINGHVKDLGHVRLPGVANMADAQTQLTRVQSALRTLMSPYIDEETRERQYRNIEDGRQKYREALGAYEPLPKTAREAEILARFHPLVRAAAESNNQAAELSRKVQELDVLNPNAFLASLETFRGDHYRLQTQVAELLLAMKPFQGGEDPTACDFGRWLGGFQTRNPKIAETLKGVRLHHDLFHHAVRDIKSAAANGNYETAAGQFQGRLMTAAEEVFRHFDALRAEAVAARDTFGAMSDVLLGEARLRTDEVLRLAEELVAVNDEAAEAAVAEAVADGRKGMIGAGAGVGVGVLLALALGVVLTRGITRPVTLGVAFARKLSEGDLTQTLDVDQKDEIGVLAQAMKQMAEKLREVVGEVQTASDQVASGSQEMSSTSEQMSQGATEQAASIEEVTSSMEEMAANIRQNADNAAQTEKIALQAAGDAREGGQAVGKTVSAMKEIAEKISIIEEIARQTNLLALNAAIEAARAGDAGKGFAVVAAEVRKLAERSGKAATEIGELSKSSVEVAEKAGQMLQKIVPDIQKTAELVQEIAAASNEQNAGAGQINKAIQQLDQVIQQNAGASEEMASTAEELSGQAEQLQTTVAFFRLDDKAKRAAPAARRPAQAARKRPSAQVAHLTAAAKPAKALSTGHGKGNGNGDAAGFALDLGGDAEDAEFERY
- a CDS encoding chemotaxis protein CheW, whose translation is MAATAGEQTNQYLTFTLDQEHFAVEIAKVREVLEFGGLTKVPRTPEFMRGVINLRGSVVPVVDLKRKFGMGATEATVSTCVVIAEVAVDGEATVLGALADSVQEVIELDPAQVEPPPRIGTRLRTEFIRGMGKRDEEFLILLDIDRVFSADELGQVQAAGESAAAA
- a CDS encoding protein-glutamate O-methyltransferase, with product MEAEQAQEGGATRPGARPGGSEGWSRAALRGSEFRRLAEFVQGHCGIRMPEAKRVMVESRLRKRLRVLGLPSFRAYCDYVFGSRGEGERVHLVDALTTNKTDFFREPQHFEYLVRAALPQLVREAGSGVRRPLAAWSAACSTGEEPYTLAMVLSEVAEGLPGFRFQVLATDISTRVLERARNAVYAEERVEPVPAPLRRKYLLRSRDRTQGLVRVAPELRSTVRFRHLNLLDADFGLREPQDVIFCRNVMIYFDRETQEGVLNRLCRHLAPGGYVFLGHSETINGLRVPLRPVAPTIYRLTGEAP